A stretch of DNA from Diospyros lotus cultivar Yz01 chromosome 14, ASM1463336v1, whole genome shotgun sequence:
AAAGCATTCTTTATCATGCAAAATTGCAAATGCAAATGGATTACAGTACATGTCTGAGCATTTCAGTTCACATTTGCCTATAGAGGCAGTAATCAAGAAGAATTTTCTTCTGGTAAATTGTTCCCTGTCAGCCTAGTTGTTTTTTCATGTTTGATTTGGGATAAATACATTAACTAGGATTTTGTATTCGGTCATAGTGTGGGATGCAACCATTTAGGctttttcatttatgttttttgCCATAGCTTTGAAGACATGTCATACCTGGGTATATGGCGAAGTGGTATAATTTGGTAAAAGTTCATCTTTAGGCTGATTGTAGACTAGTTTGATGCATTGGTGAAACTTCTCACAATGACACTGGTGACTGAGTAGTCTGCGGGAGTTGTGGGGTGAAGACAGAAGAAAACCTGCAGTTGCAAAAGCTTCAGCAATGGTTATGAATATTAGCTGCTGTCACAACCCATTCCCGCATTGGTAAGTCTAATTGGGAGGTAGTGGATTTATTGTTTCATCCCATGAACCCATAAGTTAACTTCAACTAGCATTCTTGGGTGAAAACCTCGtcttacaaatggtatcagaccCAACCTAGGACCATTTCTAAATTGGTACAGGCTAGAAAAGTGTTTTGAGACTGATTTGGGTCAGTTTGAGGTATGGATTTCTAGTCGACAAGGATGCcaagaataaaaaagaagagagtTTGTCATGATCAATCCCAGACCAGTAGTTTGTTGGGGGAGATCTAGGATATCTTACTTGGTCCCATGAATCCAATAGTCACCTTCAACTAGCACTTTTGGGTGACGACCCATGGTGTTACAGGTAGAGTATCAGAGCTAACATAGAACTAACATCATGTGGGTACGGGCTAGGAAAGCATTTTGAGACTTACTTTGGGTCAGATTTAGATAATATGAGATTTTTGTTCTGGCAAGGACGTTAGGAGTTCTCACAACCTAATCGCACATGGGCCGTCTATTGGGGAGATCTTGGGTACATTACTTGGTCCAGTGAACTCATATATCACCTTCAGCTGGCACTTTTGGGTGAGGATCCGTGATGTTACAAAATGTTGTGTTTCCCTTCATGCTAATTTCTCTTGCTTAAGATCCAGTAGAAAGGAAAATTGCCCTTTTGAGTGCCTATAACAAACATATAGGGACATAGGTGACTAAATCAAACTTTGTGAATGCATATCCTCAGGATGAGGTTTAAACAGATTTTCACCTTTATGATATTGCTTCTTTACAAAGAATGTGAAGGTTTGGTGCAGAGCCAATCACCCCCAGCCAAATACTCTTTTTTCCTCATAATTGGCTGATAATGCAGCTCTTCATCTTTCTGGTTTTCATTTTGTGTGCTATTtgttttttctatcttttttctGTTCAATGAACCATCATCAATCTGTTTTTTTGTCTTAGGTTTTACTTAGTCAATGCCATCGGTTTCGTGCTTTGGTGCTTCTTGGAAAATTCCTTGATATGGGTCCCTGGGCTGTAGATCTGGTAATTTGCTGTGGCTTTGctattaaaaatttctttttcttttctgtatGAACACTGGTAGTTTGTGGAAACTCATTCAGTAATTTACTTAATTGAAGTTTCTTTCTTGCAGGCCTTGTCTGTTGGAATATTTCCATATGTTCTAAAGCTGTTGCAAACTACTACTCCAGAGTTGCAGCAGATTCTCGTGTTTATATGGACAAAGATCCTTGCACTTGATAAGGTTTATATAGGAGTTTCTTGTTTACTAGCAATCTTCTAAACAATTTTTGTCAAtgtataacataaaattatatgtattttattgcATTTCAAACCTCCTCTCATGTGGCAGATTATGTGTTGCAATTTCGCTTGCATTTTGTACccttatttgatattttgtttattcgAGTTCTGTTCGTTGGACAATAGTCGTGCCAGGTAGATCTGGTAAAGGATGGGGGGCAGACGTACTTCATAAGGTTTCTTGATAATGTGGAAGCATATCAAGAACAGCGTGCAATGGCTGCATTTGTTTTGGCTGTTATTGTAGATGGACACAGGCGGGGTCAGGAGGCTTGTATTGAAGCTGGTTTGTTACATGTTTGCTTGAAGCATCTTCGGAGTTCAAAGCCAAATGATATTCAAACTGAACCCCTATTTCTTCACTGGCTTTGTCTCTGTCTGGGTAAGCTCTGGGAGGATTTTACAGAGGCAAAATTAATAGGTTTGAAGGCAGATGCGCCAGCTATATATGCACCTCTACTCTCTCAGCCACAACCAGAGGTctcatttgttttctttttaaattattttctattagatatgtaaattttgatttatgcaTTTAGTTTAGGTACAGCAATTGTAGAAGTAACTTCTTTTCAGGTTAGAGCATCAGCCGTTTTTGCACTGGGCACTTTACTTGATGTTGAATTTGACTCGTCAAGAGATCCTGCTGGAGATGAagaatatgatgatgatgatgaaaaagTTCCTGCTGGAATTAGTATTATTAAAAGCCTTCTAAGTGTTGTTTCTGATGGAAGCCCACTTGTGCGGGAAGAGGTTGCTGTAGGTATGTTGACCCTCACAACATTTTCACGTGGTAGATTTCTTTATTCTGTCaaatagtaaatataataaCTGAAAACtgttaattttcttatttgaaaagaAGATGATTGAAATGGTAAATGTTGGTATGATTTGGTTAGTTAACTACACATTTTTACTTTGGAAAAGTATTGCTTAAATGGTCCTAtatcctcttttctttttattatctttctctgcttttgtttcttcttttaccTAATACTTATTGTAGTACATTccttatgaaattaatttttgaaatgtaacGCCTGATGATAAATTTGTCATTGATAGATTATATgttttaacatgattttttctgttttattgGAAACAATTGGCTTCACTCAGCAAGAaggggaaaaataatgaaaaaagtgGCTTCAGGGTTAATGTCATAGATATATTAGACCTGAGTTTAATGTGCAGTATATGGTTGCAATGGTAGTTCTCTTACTAAAATATATTACGCCTAGCCACCTTGTGTTGTCTAAAATATACTAGATACCCGCAGTTGGATACTGTACAATTATCCTACATAAATGTTGTTTAATGTGATCATTCTGAAACCATTTCTTGTATCTTAAATATGTTAGTTGTTTATTGCCGTGTATTATGGTGTTATCCATCATCTTTTCTGTTTCATGTTCAATCCCATGATATTGGGTTGTATTTCCCGCTTTTTATCCCCTATTCTTATTTGTACTATACTTTGGTGggcattttattatattttgaagtGTGTGAATGATAATTCTCCCCCATTTAACAGCTCTGGCGCAGTTTGCCTTTCACCACAAGAAACACTTGAAGCCAATTGCTGCGGCATATTGTAAACCCCAGTCTGGTTCTGTGCTTACTTCTTTGCCTTCTTTGGCTAACAAAGGCACAGGAACTGGTTATATTGCTCCAACGCAGTACATGCCCCATGGAAGTATGGGTCCTTCCCAAATTGGTCCTCTGTTAAGAATTAGTGGAGACAACCCACTAGCAATCCGAGATGGGAGGGTTTCTACCAGTAGCCCCCTTTCTAACTCCAGAAGAATGCATGGTTCTCCACTGTCTGATGATTCATCACAACACTCTGATTCTTCTGTACTCAATGACTGCATGAGCAATGGGATTGTAGATCATACAAGGCCAAAGCCTTTAGATAATGCATTGTATTCACAATGTGTATTGGCAATGCTTACATTGGCCCGGGATCCATCACCACGTATTGCCAGGCTTGGTCAGCGAGTGCTGTCCATTATTGGGATTGAGCAAGTGCTGACAAAACCTGTGTGGCCTACCAACAGCAGTGTTCAGCCAGGTGAACCCACAACTCCAAGTCTTGCTGGCTTAGCTCGTTCATCTTCTTGGTTTGATATGAATGgaggtaatttttttatttctgtttgGATTGTGGTTCTTGTATTGAGCATCATCAGTTGATCAAGTTTTCCAGGGCATGAGTATAGTTTATTGTTTAAGGGGAAAGGACAAAATCACTTAACTGATAGATGTAGGTTCCAGTAGTCAGGTCACAACAACACCTACTTGCCTTATCACATCTGATGTGAGGATAATCCAATCAATTTTGGTAGCCTTGCCCATCTATTATGGATTACAGATTTAATTGGTTgtcatttcttaattattggTCTTATGACACTCTAACTACTAGCAGACTCTTTGCTAGTGTTTGCTTTACAAGGTGATATTTTGCTCCTTTGCTTGTATTACATTCTTGCTTTGTTATCTATTACGAGTTTTTACCCTTTGCAATcctgttttttcttttgttctctaATAGTAATTTACTATTTGGAACCTGTTTGCAGGCAATTTGCCACTTACTTTTAGAACTCCTCCTGTTAGTCCTCCTCGACCGAGTTACTTACCACTACCAAGAATGCGGAGAGTTCTGTCATTAGAACTTAGGCCTCACCTAATGAATTCTCATGACAGTGGATTAGCTGATCCACTTTTAGGTTCTGGTGGAGCTTCTGGAGTTCGAGAGCGTTGTTTCCTTCCAAAGTCGACAATCTACAACTGGAGTTGCGGTCACTTCTCAAAGCCTCTTCTTACACCTGCAGATGATAGTGAAGAAATAATGGCTAGAAGGgccaagagagaaaaatatgcCCTGGATCAAATCACAAAATGCCAACATTCTAGTGGGTCTTTGTTATGATTAGTCTTTAGTTTTCTCTATGATTTTATGATACATTTGTTTGTGATCTAATTCTGGTATAAGCCCAGGTCTTTGTTTCCATTTCAATTTCTTgataatatttcattttataagcCCTAATGatattcttttgttttcttgtcaGCTGTTAAGAAATTGCGTCAAATTCCTAGTTGGGATACAAAATTTGAGACGGGTACCAAAGCAATTTTACTGCAACCTTTCTTTCCTGTTGTCATTGCTGCGGATGAGACTGAACGAATTAGGTTTGTGACTTTCATATACGtttacttatttttcttttcctttttctttagcaATCAAATCCATGATGTATTGAGGATTACACCAAGTTGGCATCTTTGCAAATAGGTACAGCAAACTGATTTTGTGCTAACCAGGCCATCTCTATGATCTGTGGTTATGGATGAAATGGCTTAGTAACAAATTTTGTTGAACTGATTCTGTAACTGCAGTTGATTTAAGTAAATTTTAGTTAGGTGATTTAAATTTCTCAACTTGGGGCTAAATTTCCTGTGTTTCTGGTTTTTGATTATCAAGCTTTGACCCTGAGTTTGTAGAATATTTAAAACTGTGCAGCATggaatgaaatatattaatgaggtttcttttttttttcttttgctaggTATATTAATGAGGTTTCTAGTATACTTAATTGCATCCAtgttcagttgaatgatctgtgcACTGTAAATTCAATTTGTATGTTGTACATTTCTACTAACTGGTTTGTTACTATATATTTCCAGGATATGGAATTATGAGGAAAATACTCTTCTAAACAGCTTTGACAATCATGATTATCCTCGCAAAGGAATATCAAAGCTCTGCCTATTAAATGAGCTCGATGACAGCTTGCTTCTTGTTGGCTCATGTAAATTTCTGTTCTGTATTTGTTCAGTTTCATGGTGCTTATGAAGTTTTTCTGCAAGCTTTGCTTTTTAATTACATGTAACTTCTGTAATGCGCTTGCTACTCAGGTGATGGCAATGTCCGGATTTGGAAAGATTTCTCTTTAAGGGGTAAACAGAAACTTGTAACTGCATTCTCTTCAATCCAAGGTCACAGACCTGGTGTTCGAAGTGTGAATGCTGTTGTGGATTGGCAGCAACAATCTGGATACTTGGTATATGCTAACTATAGGCATATTTCTACTtgctcaattttttattttttgtttgctcATGTGTTATTTTAATGCTGCTATTACTAGTATGCTTCTGGCGAAACATCGTCAATTATGATCTGGGACCTGGAGAAAGAACAACTTGTTAATTCTATTCCTTCCTCCTCAGAATACAGCATCTCAGCTTTGGTGGGTTTTAATTCAAACGTATAGCTTTTTTATGTCATTTTGTCCTACTTGACTTGCTTTctctattgttgtattcaattataGCAtcacctttttcttcttttctgaaatttttctataGGTGATTTATGCTCATAACTCCATAATATCACTGTTGCTAAAGTATGCAACTTGCTTGGATCAGTTTGGAAAACAAATTGCATGATAAAAATAACTTTgcagttattaaattatatgagGTGAAATTGTTTGCTGATATAATTTATTACTGTAGAGTTGCTTCATcggcatgatttttgtttagttctgggttttttattttgcttttcttctttctctaacTTCTGTAAACAATAACTCAATGTAGATACAGGAATCCAAAGTAagctaaaacaaataaataaaacaatttattatcattgtttttgttttctatggtCTTGGCATGCTTTTGAGGATCCATTTGAAATGATCTTCATTCTGTTGATTGTTGTTTGGGATCCTTGTTGGTAGATTAACTTGTTACCTGTCCATGATTGATCTTGTGGATCCTTGTTTGTAGGTTAACCTATTACCTGCACTATTACTACTTTTTTCTTCTTAGTTGTGTTGTAACCATCTTTTATTGTCAATGACAATATTtctagtttttttgtttttttttccctgaGAATATTTCTAGTTTTTAATGGTCATATTTATCCATGTTTATGTAGTCTGCTTCACAAGCGCATGGGGGTCAATTTGTAGCTGGTTTTGTAGATGGTTCTGTTAGACTGTTTGACATTAGAGCTCCTGAAAGgtaagaaattatatatattacgatTGCAAGTTGTTATTATATATGTGACTTGAATAGAGATTGTTCTCGTTCCTGATAAATATAAGTATGACAACTATGTCTTGTCCTGAGGCTtcaagtttttaatttatttctttatttctttatgttTGAAACTATTGCTAATCATCAAGAAGGTGCTCATGATTTTATAGTTtatatattagaattattagtataattagatatattgtatattgttgttagtgtttttatttatttgttttaactatgtgtaattaggctaagCCTGTAGGTTATTAGGCCCGTTGTGCCAATTATAAATAACACATTAAGAAAttaatctcttaggtttttctctcataattgttttctcacatggtatcaaagccattgGTGAGAAAAACCCTAGCCACCGCTATGTATATTTTTCCAGCGGCctcaaaaccctaattttctttcttcaccgTCATTGTtcacgcaaaaaaaaaaaaaaaaaaaactagttttCCTTCATTGTCACTGTTCACGCCAGAACATCATTGTCCGACCGTCGTTTGCTGGAACCGACCCTACCCTAGGGTTCGTCGCCTTTAGGCTGAGTTGTCGTTGGAAAATCGCAGCCGCCAGAGCCCCCACATGCCACCACAACGCACAACCATCTGCCCCCCACGCGCCGGCGCGTAAAGGCGCGTCCGTCGGCTGTTTTCTCCTGCTTTCTCCAGATCAACTCGCCTCCCTTCTCTAGGCCTATTCCCGGTGTCAAATCCTTGCTATGTCTAACCTTAGTGACGCAATTTCTGTTGGTGCTACTCCCGCAATTGAACCTGTTGCCCTTGCGGCCTCTCAGTCCTTTACTGTCTCCAATCTCAAAACAACCAATATCACCActgtcaagttgatagggtctgcCAATTATCTCTTATGGGCAGCCTTTGTCAAAATGTGATTCAAAAGGCAAGGCCAAGTTGATCATCTAAccacaaaggctgaaagtgtgTTGGAAGCTAATCgggctagatgggaacaagttgatgcccaatTATGTAGTCTCCTATGGCAGTCCATTGATCCATATCATGCAGctcttttggccatttgaaacttgtgttgatgtgtggaaggaagctgaagaaTGTTATACGAATGACATTCAACGTTTGTACACtgtggtctctaatatcaagaatctgaAGCAAGAGtcgtccatggaatcttatttGGGATAGGTTCGGGTTCTTATGCTAGAATTTGATTCTCTTCTTCCCATTACTATGATCAAGACCGAACAAGTTGCTTAaagagaagttttttatggttattgctctttCCGGTCTAAACCCAGAATTTGACACCATCaggcatcaaatcttgaccagctCCACCAAtcctaccatgaaggactcttttaaaaggttgttgaacatgatcggcacatggtatgtcctcttcttctcatgttcCTCCAACCAAATCTTCAGGCCTTGTGTCTCAGGCTTCTCACTCAGGAGGAAATAGAGGCCGTAATAATAATCGGACACGTCCacagtgtaccttttgtaagaaactgagtcatcttgaggacaggtgttggaagaaacatggtcggccCGCTGCTCCGCCCAATTTGCATCGAGTTCACAGTTGATACCTATGTCTGCAACTGAGTATGatgtttttttgaaatttcagGCCACCCAACAGTCTCATCCTGGTAATCACGTTGCTTGCGTTGCTAAAAGCCCATCCCTTGatccttggattatagattctggcGCCACTGATCATATGTATagtaatgaacttcttttctcttcacttATTTATTCTGATACCTTGCCTACAGTTATCTTGGCTGATGGCACCAAAACTATAGTTAAAGGGATAGGCCAAACCACACCCACTTcgtctttatttttaaattcggTTTTATATGTCCCTGACAGtcctttcaatttgatttcagcTAGTTAGCTTACTAAAACCCTTAACTACTCAGTCACTTTCACTCCTACCTCTGTTTGTGTACAGGACTAGGGTACGGGGTGGACGATTGGCGTCGGACGTGAGTTAcagggtcactatcatcttgcTGTGCTAATGGCTTACACTAGTGCTGCTTCCCCAGATCTTTTCCACTCTCATCTTGGTCATCCCAGCCtctccaaattgaagaaattagttcctagtttgtcaTCGCTGTCTATTTTTGATTGAGTCATGTTAGCGTGGTAAACACACACGTAGTTCTTCCCCAGATCTTCTCCACTCCCATAAGCATTTTTAGACTAAAGACCTAGGCAAACTCTGGTATTTCTTGGGATTGAAGTTGCTTAATCAATAGATGGGATCTCAATTTCTCAGAAAGTTTTAGAAGAAACCGGTATGATGAACTGCAAACCAATTGACACCCCAATGGAATCAAATGTCAAACTCTTGCTGGGACAGGGGGAGTCTTACTCAGATCCTGGAAGGTATGGAAGATTGGTAGGCAAACTAAACTTTCTCATAGTCACTTGTCCCGACATTACTTTTGCTGTGAGTGTGGTGAGTCAGTTTCTCAATTCTCtatgtgattctcactgggatgCTGTTATTCGGATTCTAAGATATATCAAACAAGCATCGGGTAAAGGGATACTCTATGAGAATAAGGGGCGcacagatatttgttgttatgcagatgcagattgggccgGCTCTCCTTCTGATCATCTGTCGACCTCtggatattgtgttcttgtgggaggaaatcttatttcttggaaaaataagaaacaaaatgtagtagtTAGATCCAGTGCAGAGGCAGCCTAGCTTAAGCAACTCTTAGagaaactcaagttttgtgaagtgtcccctatgaagcttgtttgtaATAATCAGGCTGCcttgcacattgcttccaatccagtgttccatgagcggactaagcatattaaaatcgactgtcactttattagagaaaaactGATTGAAGGTGTTAattgttacagagtttgttaacttTAGTGATCAATTTGCCGATGTCTTCCCTAAGTCTCTAAACGGTCATCGAATAGAATATATCTGTAACAAaattggtgcatatgatatctatgttCCAGCTTGAGGAGGAGTactagaattattagtataattagatatattacatattgttgttagtgtttttatttatttatttatttgttataattatatgtaATTAGGCTAAGACTATAAGCTAAGCTTGTAGGTTATTAGGCCcgttgtgcctattataaataacatactaagagactaatctcttaagtttttctctcataattgttttctcaccTTCTATATCATTAATAGGAATATAATTGGTTATAATCAATGTCCAATCTTATCTTTCGTGGCTTCTTAATCTGTGCCAGGATTGTATGTTCAGCTAGGCCACATGCCTCAAGTATTGAAAGAGTTGTGGGGATTGGCTTTCAACCTGGACTTGATCCAGCAAAGGTACAGACTCGACACCTTTAATACAAGTGCTCAGTTACAAATGTGAGGTCTTTCTGACGCTCTTGCTGTAGGTAGGCGTTTTTCCTTTGTAAAAATAAGGTCGTTTTTAAACCCATGGCTTTATACCTGTTTACACTCAGATTGTCAGTGCATCTCAAGCCGGTGACATCCAGATTCTTGATGTCAGACGGCAGAAGAATACCTACTTGACAATTGATGGTCAAAGGGGCTCTCTTACTTCTTTGGCCATTCATCGACATGCACCCGTCATTGCCTGTGGCTCAGCCAAACAGCTTATTGAAATCTTCAATTTGAAGGGAGAACGATTAAGCAGCACTAGATCTTTTTCAGCCTTCATGACGCCGAAAATAGGTCCTGTAAGCTGCGTCACCTTTGATCCTTATCAAGTGCTACTTGCTGCTGGTGCTACAGATGCTGGCGTGTCTTTCTTTACTGCTGAACCAACTACAGCAAGATGAATGTACATTTGATTCATATCATGCATACAAGCCTTCCAGTTTGGGAGCAGCTGTACAGTGGAAAGGGCTTGCATTTGAGGGGTCATCAAAGTTTATTTGGGCTGCAAACGGGGATCACTGGGTCTCGCTGGGTATGCTAATGCTGCTCCAGTTCCTCCTTGAAGAAACAATTACAGGTTGCGTCAAAGTGTTCAAAAGTATATGCAATGTATTCAATTGGCCTCCACTGGCGAGGTGATCTGTACAGAGTTGGGAAGGAATACACCATATTCCTTTGGAGGCTTTGGCAAATAATCTGATGATATATTTAGCTAAACATGGTGTAAAtatcatcttttttcttttcagtttctCCTAGCTTTTCTGGCTTGTTAAAATCCTTACTCCTCTTCAGGCATTTTGTTCAACTTGTATAGCAACTGGATTAtcattatgaaaattaaatgttttgttgATAGTGGCCTGAATAATCTTTTAAGCAGTCTTGGTATGTTGTCTGTTGAAAGCGGCAGCATCTTCCATGttttttgggggaggggggtgaAGCTTTAAGAAATTTAACCTCCATCGAAAAATGAGCTCCAATATCCTACTAGTTTCCAGGCCTCTATAgctttaaaaggaaaaaaaaaaacaaaaaccaaacaaagaaagaaagaaactttAAACCTGTAGGTACGCTTCAACCAGAATTAATCTTCAATGGCTTCAGAAATCATGATGTGGAGCAGTATTGTTTTCTTTATCAAAGATGATCAAAGAATGTTGTGGTGATGCAAGGGACTGATTGCAAGGACCCTACAACTGTGCGAATTGGAAAATGGATGAcagacacacatatatataagacAAAAATGGCAAACTAGGGACAGAAAAACCAGAATATCATACAATAAACATATTACTTTCTCCCACCCACCATACTTTGGTTGGAGACTCCTGGCAAGCCAGAGGTGCTGCTTGTCATCTTAAATTTGCTGTCTCCATTGCCAAGAATATTAAGATCTTCAAACAATCGGTACGAGGGAACAAAGGGTTTCTGTCCACCTGCAGGGGTAGGGGTCCGAGGGCCATAGCTCACTCTCGGCTCCCCATTCATAGGTAATCCTCCATTGCTCGCTCTCACAGGGAATGTACCATAGTGCTCTAACTGTCTGCCTCCTTCCACGAGCGAATAAGATGTGTTTGTTGGCAGACTTGAATAAGGATTACGTGTTGTAGATAAATGATTCTGGCTGCTTAAATAACCAGGAGTTGGTGCCCATGGAGGAGGGGGGTAGCCAGATGAGTATAGAGGGCACTGAGGTCGCGTTTGCGGCTGCAGTGGCAATGGCGATTGGAGCCGAGGCTGTAGTTGCTGTTGGGTTTTGGGTTGAGGTTCTACCTGCAGTGGAGAATATGATTGAGCATGAGGTTTAGGGAGTGCTTGGGGTTGGTGCTGAGGCTGAGCCCAGGGAGCAACATAACTGTTGAAGGGCACTTGTCCCTGGTTTGAGGAAGAAGCCTGGTCAGCGTTGGGGTATCCTTGTATGGTGGACACAGAAGGATGAATGTTCTGAGAAGCAGTGGCAGTAGTGTGAGGAGTTTCAGGAGATGCTGTTACGGTTGATAAGGTGAGAGTCAGAAAGTCGATCATATCTTGCTCAGTTGTGATCCTAACTGGTACCGGTGGATCAGACACAACTAATGCATTACACGGGACAGGAACTGAGGCCACAGGCATGGATGATACTGCATTGTTGCTAGAGTTCAATGAAGTAACACTTTCACTAGTACCCAAAGATGTATCTTGAGAAGTAGTTGGCCTGGTTTTGGAATGCCTGCATCCATACAATTGAGGAGAGTAATACAGAAATCTTCCATTAATGTGCAACTGCAATTACTTAAACCCCCTGaggaatatataatatatgataagcCATGCATGAGTAAAAAGCAACCTTCGTGCTAGTAATGCGAAGTCATCTTCCTCGTCTTC
This window harbors:
- the LOC127791131 gene encoding regulatory-associated protein of TOR 1-like isoform X3, whose translation is MAVSNHLGECSSPEELDLVGGTGDANSRNSGSSCATSTTMAYLPQTVVLCDLRHQALEDECVPSGPSDNGLVSKWRIRDRMRTGAVAIVLCLNISVDPPDVIKISPCARMECWIDPFSMAPQKALEAIGKTLNSQYERWLSKARYRTQLDPTVEEVKKLCTSSRKSNKSERVLFHYNGHGVPKPTSNGEIWLFNKTYTQYVPLPISDLDSWLKTPSIYVFDCSAAGLIVNAFIELEDWSGSGSLGSSMRDCILLAACEAHETLPQNAEFPADVFTSCLTTPIKMALRWFCTRSLHSESLDYSLIDRIPGRQNDRKTLLGELNWIFTAVTDTIAWNVLPRELFQRLFRQDLLVASLFRNFLLAERIMRSANCSPISYPVLPLTHQHHMWDAWDMAAEICLSQLPFLVEDPNATFQPSSFFTEQLTAFEVWLDHGSEHKKPPEQLPIVLQVLLSQCHRFRALVLLGKFLDMGPWAVDLALSVGIFPYVLKLLQTTTPELQQILVFIWTKILALDKSCQVDLVKDGGQTYFIRFLDNVEAYQEQRAMAAFVLAVIVDGHRRGQEACIEAGLLHVCLKHLRSSKPNDIQTEPLFLHWLCLCLGKLWEDFTEAKLIGLKADALGTAIVEVTSFQVRASAVFALGTLLDVEFDSSRDPAGDEEYDDDDEKVPAGISIIKSLLSVVSDGSPLVREEVAVALAQFAFHHKKHLKPIAAAYCKPQSGSVLTSLPSLANKGTGTGYIAPTQYMPHGSMGPSQIGPLLRISGDNPLAIRDGRVSTSSPLSNSRRMHGSPLSDDSSQHSDSSVLNDCMSNGIVDHTRPKPLDNALYSQCVLAMLTLARDPSPRIARLGQRVLSIIGIEQVLTKPVWPTNSSVQPGEPTTPSLAGLARSSSWFDMNGGNLPLTFRTPPVSPPRPSYLPLPRMRRVLSLELRPHLMNSHDSGLADPLLGSGGASGVRERCFLPKSTIYNWSCGHFSKPLLTPADDSEEIMARRAKREKYALDQITKCQHSTVKKLRQIPSWDTKFETGTKAILLQPFFPVVIAADETERIRIWNYEENTLLNSFDNHDYPRKGISKLCLLNELDDSLLLVGSCDGNVRIWKDFSLRGKQKLVTAFSSIQGHRPGVRSVNAVVDWQQQSGYLYASGETSSIMIWDLEKEQLVNSIPSSSEYSISALSASQAHGGQFVAGFVDGSVRLFDIRAPERIVCSARPHASSIERVVGIGFQPGLDPAKIVSASQAGDIQILDVRRQKNTYLTIDGQRGSLTSLAIHRHAPVIACGSAKQLIEIFNLKGERLSSTRSFSAFMTPKIGPVSCVTFDPYQVLLAAGATDAGVSFFTAEPTTAR
- the LOC127791131 gene encoding regulatory-associated protein of TOR 1-like isoform X2, with translation MAVSNHLGECSSPEELDLVGGTGDANSRNSGSSCATSTTMAYLPQTVVLCDLRHQALEDECVPSGPSDNGLVSKWRIRDRMRTGAVAIVLCLNISVDPPDVIKISPCARMECWIDPFSMAPQKALEAIGKTLNSQYERWLSKARYRTQLDPTVEEVKKLCTSSRKSNKSERVLFHYNGHGVPKPTSNGEIWLFNKTYTQYVPLPISDLDSWLKTPSIYVFDCSAAGLIVNAFIELEDWSGSGSLGSSMRDCILLAACEAHETLPQNAEFPADVFTSCLTTPIKMALRWFCTRSLHSESLDYSLIDRIPGRQNDRKTLLGELNWIFTAVTDTIAWNVLPRELFQRLFRQDLLVASLFRNFLLAERIMRSANCSPISYPVLPLTHQHHMWDAWDMAAEICLSQLPFLVEDPNATFQPSSFFTEQLTAFEVWLDHGSEHKKPPEQLPIVLQVLLSQCHRFRALVLLGKFLDMGPWAVDLALSVGIFPYVLKLLQTTTPELQQILVFIWTKILALDKSCQVDLVKDGGQTYFIRFLDNVEAYQEQRAMAAFVLAVIVDGHRRGQEACIEAGLLHVCLKHLRSSKPNDIQTEPLFLHWLCLCLGKLWEDFTEAKLIGLKADAPAIYAPLLSQPQPEVRASAVFALGTLLDVEFDSSRDPAGDEEYDDDDEKVPAGISIIKSLLSVVSDGSPLVREEVAVALAQFAFHHKKHLKPIAAAYCKPQSGSVLTSLPSLANKGTGTGYIAPTQYMPHGSMGPSQIGPLLRISGDNPLAIRDGRVSTSSPLSNSRRMHGSPLSDDSSQHSDSSVLNDCMSNGIVDHTRPKPLDNALYSQCVLAMLTLARDPSPRIARLGQRVLSIIGIEQVLTKPVWPTNSSVQPGNLPLTFRTPPVSPPRPSYLPLPRMRRVLSLELRPHLMNSHDSGLADPLLGSGGASGVRERCFLPKSTIYNWSCGHFSKPLLTPADDSEEIMARRAKREKYALDQITKCQHSTVKKLRQIPSWDTKFETGTKAILLQPFFPVVIAADETERIRIWNYEENTLLNSFDNHDYPRKGISKLCLLNELDDSLLLVGSCDGNVRIWKDFSLRGKQKLVTAFSSIQGHRPGVRSVNAVVDWQQQSGYLYASGETSSIMIWDLEKEQLVNSIPSSSEYSISALSASQAHGGQFVAGFVDGSVRLFDIRAPERIVCSARPHASSIERVVGIGFQPGLDPAKIVSASQAGDIQILDVRRQKNTYLTIDGQRGSLTSLAIHRHAPVIACGSAKQLIEIFNLKGERLSSTRSFSAFMTPKIGPVSCVTFDPYQVLLAAGATDAGVSFFTAEPTTAR